The uncultured Dysgonomonas sp. genome contains the following window.
ACCGATAACTACACGCATTATTTTATTATCCTGCATACCCAGTATTTCCACTAAATGTAAATATTGCCCTGCTTCTACAAGGTAAGCAAATAAAACGACACCTGTAATGATATAAACAATTTTCGTTTCAACAAAGGTCTTCACAAAATAATACATAAGAATAACAACCAGAATATCTCCTCCATACGGACGGATAAAGCTGTCATCGACAAATTTTGCGATAAGTACCTCTATTACAAATATAATAAGAAAAATGATAAAAGACTTTAAGTCGAATCTCCATTTCATATGTGTCAGGTTATTTTGATGGAATACAAAGATTATAAGGTCGCGGACCTTTTTATTGCTTTGATAAGTACAACTGCTAAAGGTAGTTATAATTCGAAATATATCATTAAATACTTCCTGTTACTTAAATTTTTAAAGCCCCATTATTTAATGCGTCAGGCTATTTCCTGTACTTCTCGTCAGTTTCCTCTTCCATCATATTGAGGTACGACTTGTAGCGGCTCTCGCTTATATAATGCTTTTCTACAGCAGCCCTCACCGCACAATCCGGCTCATTAATATGAATACAATTGTGAAAACGGCAGTCTTTCGAAAACTTGAAAATATCGGGAAAGAAATGAAAGATCTCGTCCTTCTCCATATCCACCGTACCAAAGCCTTTGATACCGGGAGTATCTATTATAAAACCGCCCTGAGATAGCTCTATCATTTCGGAAAAAGTGGTTGTATGCATCCCTTTGCCATGATATCCGGATATCGCTCCGGTCTTCAGGCCTGTATCGGGGATAAGGGTATTAATCAGAGTAGACTTCCCTACGCCTGAATGTCCGGAAAACAAAGTTATCTTCCCTTCTATCTTTTCTCGCAGAGCTTCTATCCCTTCTTTTTCTAAAGCTGATATTTTGAGACCCGGATAACCTATATGATTGTATAAACCAATCAGGGCATCCATATACTCGGTTTCATCTTCCGTATAGATATCCGTTTTATTAAATATAAGATTCACGGGAACCCGGTAGGCTTCTGCCGCGGCAAGAAACCGGTCGATAAAGACGGTGGATGTCACCGGATGATTGATTGTAACGATAAGAAAGCACAGGTCTATGTTCGCTGCCAGGATATGGGATTGCTTTGATAAATTGGAAGAACGGCGGATAATATAATTCTTCCGATCTTCTATTTCGGTTATCAGAGCGGTACCCTCATTGTTTTCAACAATGCTGACCCTGTCCCCTACTGCGATAGGATTGGTACTGCGTATACCCTTCAGGCGAAAATTTCCTTTCACCTTACATTCGATATTTTTCCCGTCATCGGTACGAACCAGATACCAACTACCCGTATTTTTTATTACAAGACCATTCATATATCAATTAGCAAATAAGCAGATTCGGAGATTAGCAAATTAGTAAATTTTAAACTCGATTTGCCCATTTCCGAATCTGCTAATCTCCGAATTTGCTTATTATTTTATACTGTCAATATTTCTTTTTCTTTCAGAGCAAATACATCGTCGATTTTCTTAATGTATTTATCGTGAAGTTTCTGCATATCATTTTCCGCATCCTTAGCCATATCTTCTGCAACCCCGTCTTTTACCGACTTTTTGATTGAATCGATAGCATCGCGGCGCGCATTGCGGATACTTACTTTTGCGTCCTCCGCTTCTTGCTTGGCTTGTTTTACCAATTGCTTACGTCGCTCTTCAGTCAAAGGAGGAATAGATAGGCGGATAATCTCCCCATTATTATCAGGAGTAATGCCCACGTCGGAGTTAAGAATAGCTTTCTCCACCTCTTTCAACATTTGTTTTTCCCATGGTTGAATGACAATAGTCCGTGCATCCGGTGTATTAATAGCTGCTACGCCGCTAAGTGGGGTAAGTGAGCCGTAATATTCAAGTTTTATCCCATCCAGGATATGGGGATTTGCTTTTCCCGCACGTATACGGGATAGAGTTTCGTCAAGAAACTCTACAGAAGCCTGCATTTTCTCTTCTGCTTTTTGTCCGATTTGTTTTAGGTCTGCTGCCATAATTTATATTTGGCTTACGCCGATTTTTAATTCAAGATTTAATAATTTCAAGATTTGCAAAATAAGATAAAAGGTCATTGCCATCTCTTTAGGAAGACTAGAAATACTTAGTATCTACGCATGCACATAAGTACCTATATTCTCGCCTTTCATCAGCCGTTCCAGATTACCTGGAGTATCCATATCGAAGACAACGATGGGTAGGTTATTTTCTTTACACATCACGGTTGCTGTCATGTCCATCACTTTCAGCCCGCGAGTGTAAACCTCGTCATACGATATACGCTCAAATTTAGTCGCAGTCGGGTCTTTCTCCGGGTCTGCAGTATATACGCCGTCGACACGTGTTCCTTTGAGCATAACGTCAGCCTCTATTTCTATCCCACGCAGAGACGAGCCGGTATCTGTAGTAAAGAATGGATTACCTGTACCGCATGAAAGAATAACAACTTCGCCATTTTCCATGGCTTCAATAGCTTTCCATTTACTGTAAATTTCGCCGATAGGTTCCATGCGTATAGCTGTCAGCACTCTGGCTTTTTGACCAATGGCAACTAATGCCGAACTTAAAGCCAGGCTATTAATAACTGTCGCTAACATACCCATCTGGTCGCCTTTCACCCTGTCGTAACCTTTCGAGGCTCCACTCAATCCTCGGAAAATATTTCCTCCTCCTATAACAATGCTAATCTGAACGCCCATATCTGCAACAGATTTTATCTGTTCGGCATAAGAGTTCAGCCGGTTAACATCTATACCATATTGCTGTTGACCCATCAGGGATTCACCGCTTAACTTCAGGAGTATTCTTCCGTATTTTGCCATATTTCATTTTTTGTATATGCAAATCTAGTACAATTTACTAAATTATGAAAAACAAAAGATGCTATTCGGTTTTTATTCTTTCAAAACATCGGGGCAAACGCATGGGGTTTTATCTTTTGGGGAGAAGTTTATCTATGTATATAGCTTTTAGCCGTTAGCTGATAGCTATTAGCTCTTTGAAAGATTGATAGCCCCCTCAAACCCCGAAGGGGGGGCTTACAATGAAGGTAAAAGTAATAAGTAAAAAAGTGTAACCTTTGTTACCTTTTGCGCCTTAGCGTCTCTGCGTGAAATATTGTTGACTGCTAACTGTTGACTGTTTGCTAATATATCTGTTACCTTTGTTACCTTTTATATAGCACCTTTCGTATAACTATCTGTGTACCTTGCGGTAAAGAGTTTTAGCCACCAAATACACGAAGGAAATCACAAAGGATAAAAAACTGTTACATGTGTTACCTTTTGAAGAAAGGCACGAGTAAACAAGATACAAGTTGTTAACTGCTAACTGATGACTGTTAACTAATATATCTGTTACTTTTTGCACTTTAGCATTTTTGCATGAGAGTATTTTTGATTGATAACCAAGAAACCGTTTGCCTTGTTCAAAAGATACTCATATGATAATATTTAGCTATTTTTGTTTCTAAGAATATCCGGAATAGAAATAAAAAATTATGAATTATGGTTATAAAAGGTTTGATTCTTCTGGTAGTTACTCTTTTGTCTGGATTGTTTATGATAGTGGCGATATTCTGGGCTATTGTAAAATGGAGTAATAAAAAGAGCCGCGACACGGGTTGCCTGCTGGCAATTCTTTTCTTTATACTCGCCATCTTTTGTGGGATCTATCTGGTATATAAAGGAGTAAATACCGTTATTGAAAAAGTACCAGAAATAAAAGAACAGGCTGTAGAATCCATCGCCGATGCATATACTATGTATTATGGCGATTCACCTTATATGAACAGCCTGAAAGCAATGCAGCCGACCGACTCCATCATTCCGGAAACATATTTTACGTATGCCGGATTCAGGGACAGCTACCGCATTCCGCTGATATATCCTTATTCTATAAATGCCATAGACGATATGGAATATGGTTCTCTGGATGATGAAAGTGGCATAAAAAATATAGTCAAGGAGAAAAACAAGGCTAAAAATATACTCTCCAACCTCACATTTTTTGCTTTCGATAAAAATATGCTGCTGGCAAAAACTGTATCGCATTCCAAGACCGAAATAAAATATGTTATATTCCATTTTGCGACAAAACAGGCGGAAGTATTCGATAATGAAGTGGACATGAGGAAGAAAGCGGAAGAGACAGGCTTTGATATGACAAAATCGATGGAAAGGATGAGTACATATTATTATGACTTATTTTAAGAATGAGTACATTTGTACCTGATTTAAAGAAACCGATATGAAAAAACTTTGGTTTATACCTATAATCCTATTAACAATAACTATGTGCAGTAACAAACCCAAAGAACCTGTCGTGCTATTACAGACCAGCTATGGCAATATAAAAATCAAATTGTATAACGAAACGCCCATCCATAGAGACAATTTTCTCAGATTGGCCAAAGAGGGTTTCTATAAAGATCTGACATTTCACAGGGTAATAAAGGATTTTATGATCCAAGGTGGTGACCCCAAAACCCGCAATATAGCTGACGGAGACTCTATTCCCGAAGATAAAACGATGGGAGATACCATCCCTTCCGAAATAAAATTCCCACTTCATTATCATAAACGGGGAGCACTGGGCGCAGCCCGCTGGGGTGACGCTGAAAATCCGACAAAGGCTTCTGATGCTTCGCAGTTTTATATCGTTACTGGCGAGTTGACTTTCGATAATAAATTGAATGAGCTGGAAAAAACACGTTTCGAACGCTTGAAACAAAGCATCTACAACCGATTGCAATCAGCGAATATGGACACAATCAAAGCTTTGTATAAAACCGGTGATCGCTCAGCCATAACCGAATTGAAAAATAAGATGCTGTCGGAAGCCGAAGAGCAGGCAAATACACAGAAGCCGGAAATAACATATAGTGAGGAACAACGTGAATATTATAAGACCAGAGGAGGTGCGCCGCATCTGGACAATGAATATACGGTATTTGGAGAAGTGATGGAAGGCATGGATGTTGTAGACAAAATACAGAACGTGAAAACAAATGAGAAGGATAAGCCACTGAAAGGTATCCTTATGAATGTTATAGTATTAGAAAAATAATATTGGAATTGCTTAAAGTATGAAAGAAAGTAAAGAATTCATTCTACAAAAAGATATAATAACCGAAACTGTCGGAGAGGGTGTTACCAGGCAGATACTGGGATATAATGATGAACTGATGCTAGTAAAGGTATCTTTCGAAAAAGGAAGTATCGGCAATATGCACAGTCATCCACATGTGCAATCGTCGTATATAGAGAGCGGCAGATTTGAGGTTACTATAGATGGGAAAAAGCAGGAACTTGTGCAAGGTGACGGCTTTTACGTGCCTTCCGGAGCCATTCACGGACTTATCTGTATGGAAAAAGGCGCAGTATTAGATGCATTTTCGCCCATGCGAAAAGATTTTATATGAGACAAACTATAAACAAACTACAATAATGAACAACAAAATTGACGATAAAGCCTGGAAAGTATTAAAAAGCGAATATCTC
Protein-coding sequences here:
- a CDS encoding DUF2809 domain-containing protein — protein: MKWRFDLKSFIIFLIIFVIEVLIAKFVDDSFIRPYGGDILVVILMYYFVKTFVETKIVYIITGVVLFAYLVEAGQYLHLVEILGMQDNKIMRVVIGSSFSWMDILCYTIGGVICYLIDREK
- the rsgA gene encoding ribosome small subunit-dependent GTPase A; the encoded protein is MNGLVIKNTGSWYLVRTDDGKNIECKVKGNFRLKGIRSTNPIAVGDRVSIVENNEGTALITEIEDRKNYIIRRSSNLSKQSHILAANIDLCFLIVTINHPVTSTVFIDRFLAAAEAYRVPVNLIFNKTDIYTEDETEYMDALIGLYNHIGYPGLKISALEKEGIEALREKIEGKITLFSGHSGVGKSTLINTLIPDTGLKTGAISGYHGKGMHTTTFSEMIELSQGGFIIDTPGIKGFGTVDMEKDEIFHFFPDIFKFSKDCRFHNCIHINEPDCAVRAAVEKHYISESRYKSYLNMMEEETDEKYRK
- the frr gene encoding ribosome recycling factor; amino-acid sequence: MAADLKQIGQKAEEKMQASVEFLDETLSRIRAGKANPHILDGIKLEYYGSLTPLSGVAAINTPDARTIVIQPWEKQMLKEVEKAILNSDVGITPDNNGEIIRLSIPPLTEERRKQLVKQAKQEAEDAKVSIRNARRDAIDSIKKSVKDGVAEDMAKDAENDMQKLHDKYIKKIDDVFALKEKEILTV
- the pyrH gene encoding UMP kinase, with the translated sequence MAKYGRILLKLSGESLMGQQQYGIDVNRLNSYAEQIKSVADMGVQISIVIGGGNIFRGLSGASKGYDRVKGDQMGMLATVINSLALSSALVAIGQKARVLTAIRMEPIGEIYSKWKAIEAMENGEVVILSCGTGNPFFTTDTGSSLRGIEIEADVMLKGTRVDGVYTADPEKDPTATKFERISYDEVYTRGLKVMDMTATVMCKENNLPIVVFDMDTPGNLERLMKGENIGTYVHA
- a CDS encoding peptidylprolyl isomerase, whose amino-acid sequence is MCSNKPKEPVVLLQTSYGNIKIKLYNETPIHRDNFLRLAKEGFYKDLTFHRVIKDFMIQGGDPKTRNIADGDSIPEDKTMGDTIPSEIKFPLHYHKRGALGAARWGDAENPTKASDASQFYIVTGELTFDNKLNELEKTRFERLKQSIYNRLQSANMDTIKALYKTGDRSAITELKNKMLSEAEEQANTQKPEITYSEEQREYYKTRGGAPHLDNEYTVFGEVMEGMDVVDKIQNVKTNEKDKPLKGILMNVIVLEK
- a CDS encoding cupin domain-containing protein, yielding MKESKEFILQKDIITETVGEGVTRQILGYNDELMLVKVSFEKGSIGNMHSHPHVQSSYIESGRFEVTIDGKKQELVQGDGFYVPSGAIHGLICMEKGAVLDAFSPMRKDFI